AGGTTTGTAAGTCTTCTTGAAAACCATCCATTTTTTGAGGTAACAAGTCTCTATGGAAGTAACAAAAGCAAGGGAAAGAAGTATGGGGATGTAGTGCAGTGGGTGCTTGAAAAAGACATACCTCAGTACGCAAAAGATATGGTTGTGAAGTCCTTTGAAGAATCGCCTGAGGTTGAAGAAAGTATTGTTTTTTCTGCACTTCCCTCCGATGTTGCCGATACCCTTGAAGTCGAACTTGCAAAAAGTGGCCACTTTGTATTCTCTAATACTTCCTCTCACAGGTATGATAGGTTTGTTCCTATCCTTATTCCAGAAGTAAATCCCGACCATATAGAGGCAGTGAAGTATCAGGGGACAAAAGGCTTCATTATAACAAATGCAAACTGCTCGACAACCGGGCTTGTAATCCCATTAAAGGCACTTACGGAAAGGTTTAAAATAAGCAATCTTTTTGTTGTTACGATGCAGGCAATTTCTGGAGCAGGCATCCACGGGCTTTATGCACTCGACATCCACGGAAATATTTTGCCCTATATTGCAAACGAGGAAGAGAAAATAGAGCGTGAAACGAAAAAGATTTTAGGCACATTTGACGGTGAATTTAAAGACTTTGAACTTGAAATTTTTGCAAGGA
Above is a genomic segment from Caldisericum sp. containing:
- the asd gene encoding aspartate-semialdehyde dehydrogenase produces the protein MKKKVAIMGATGMVGQRFVSLLENHPFFEVTSLYGSNKSKGKKYGDVVQWVLEKDIPQYAKDMVVKSFEESPEVEESIVFSALPSDVADTLEVELAKSGHFVFSNTSSHRYDRFVPILIPEVNPDHIEAVKYQGTKGFIITNANCSTTGLVIPLKALTERFKISNLFVVTMQAISGAGIHGLYALDIHGNILPYIANEEEKIERETKKILGTFDGEFKDFELEIFARTNRVPVREGHTEVVFLEVEAYLPEIISALSEFKGVPQELKLPTAPEKPIVVFEDPLRPQPVLDVNKGNGMSVSVGRIKLKGSTLTFTVLSHNTIRGAAGGSVLNAELAYVKGLI